In a single window of the Cupriavidus sp. P-10 genome:
- a CDS encoding AzlD domain-containing protein produces the protein MSHSDIWIALVGMAVVTVLTRAFFLMAGEHVSVPDRIQRALRYAPAAALAAIILPDLMTWQGHFTVALSNYKLVAGVVATAFYLLTRRMVGMIAVGMAVYTALRLLG, from the coding sequence ATGAGCCATTCGGATATCTGGATCGCGCTGGTCGGCATGGCCGTGGTCACGGTGCTGACGCGCGCGTTCTTCCTGATGGCTGGCGAGCACGTCTCGGTGCCTGACCGCATCCAGCGGGCGCTGCGTTATGCGCCCGCAGCGGCGCTGGCGGCGATCATCCTGCCGGACCTGATGACGTGGCAGGGGCATTTCACCGTGGCGCTGTCGAACTACAAGCTGGTAGCGGGCGTGGTGGCCACCGCGTTCTACCTGCTGACGCGGCGGATGGTGGGGATGATTGCGGTGGGGATGGCGGTCTATACGGCGTTGCGGTTGTTGGGGTGA
- a CDS encoding AzlC family ABC transporter permease yields the protein MTSRQPSVWLRFWHRFAPAERDGFMAGVRRFAPSLPAVFSWGLVTGVAMSKSVLTVPEAIGMSLLAYAGSAQLAVLPLFAAGLPLWTIWLTAAMVNLRFVIFSAAMQPHFSYLTLARRTVLGFFNGDLHFVYFMQKYSTPGYEPGKEGYFWGMALTNFAMWQVSSILGIVLASLFPDSWGLGLAGTMALIPVMIATINSRSTLMAVVISAVMALLCFDLPYRLGLVVAVVGAIAAGMASDELAARAALRGIRRRRKSAPIGNAADAPPGDRA from the coding sequence ATGACTTCCCGACAACCCTCGGTGTGGTTGCGCTTCTGGCATCGCTTCGCACCCGCCGAACGCGACGGCTTCATGGCCGGCGTGCGCCGCTTTGCCCCATCCCTTCCCGCGGTATTTTCCTGGGGGCTGGTGACCGGCGTGGCGATGAGCAAATCGGTGCTGACCGTGCCCGAAGCCATCGGCATGTCGCTGCTGGCCTATGCCGGCTCCGCGCAGCTGGCGGTGCTGCCGCTGTTCGCGGCCGGACTGCCGCTGTGGACGATCTGGCTGACCGCGGCCATGGTCAACCTGCGCTTCGTCATCTTCAGCGCCGCCATGCAGCCGCACTTCAGCTACCTGACGCTGGCGCGGCGCACGGTGCTGGGGTTCTTCAACGGCGACCTGCATTTCGTCTACTTCATGCAGAAGTATTCGACGCCGGGCTATGAGCCCGGCAAGGAAGGCTACTTCTGGGGCATGGCGCTGACCAACTTCGCGATGTGGCAGGTATCGTCGATCCTGGGCATCGTGCTGGCGAGCCTGTTCCCGGACAGCTGGGGGCTGGGCCTGGCGGGCACGATGGCGCTGATCCCGGTAATGATCGCCACCATCAATTCGCGCTCGACACTGATGGCGGTGGTGATTTCGGCGGTAATGGCGTTGTTGTGCTTTGACTTGCCGTACCGGCTTGGGCTCGTGGTGGCGGTGGTCGGTGCGATTGCCGCGGGCATGGCCAGTGACGAGTTGGCGGCGCGGGCTGCGCTGCGGGGCATTCGTCGGCGGCGCAAGTCCGCGCCGATTGGCAATGCGGCTGATGCGCCGCCGGGAGACCGCGCATGA
- the dacB gene encoding D-alanyl-D-alanine carboxypeptidase/D-alanyl-D-alanine endopeptidase yields MAAMPRTTATRTASRPGALLRRLSPLLAAALLMAGGPVIAPALAKPPAKVQKSQKVQKAGKAARATPSADPTLVQAGVPAQVATALRRAGVPASAASFYVIKLGAPSARASWNAQQPMNPASTMKLVTTFAGLQLLGADYRWQTALYADAQPGFDGTVNGNVYLRGRGDPKLVPEEMAKLVASARAGGAATINGDLVLDRSYFADGLNGNGTIDGEAQRAYNVGPDALLYAFKTLSFTLTPDPVTQTVAVSVTPELAQLKLDNQLTLTNGRCGDWQSRATPSVQPQADGTVLASFAGDYSSDCGEHVLNIATLSHADFTWGGFVAEWQRAGGRFTHLPALRSGKVPRGAVLLARHYGLPLSDIVRDINKFSNNVMARQLFLTIGAELDRGGPASPERSIRVVRRWLTKQGLDMPGLVLDNGSGLSREERISAYDMARLLQQAAASNVGPVLVDSLPVLGVDGTLRNRLTRANAAGSGYLKTGTLADVRALAGYVDAEDGSRYVVVSMINHPSASQAQEAHDALMQWVYRGAP; encoded by the coding sequence ATGGCCGCCATGCCAAGAACAACCGCCACGCGAACCGCATCGCGACCCGGCGCGCTGCTGCGCCGCCTGTCGCCTCTTCTTGCCGCCGCCTTGCTGATGGCCGGTGGGCCGGTCATCGCCCCGGCGCTGGCCAAGCCGCCAGCCAAGGTACAGAAATCCCAGAAGGTCCAGAAAGCCGGCAAGGCAGCCAGAGCCACGCCGTCCGCCGATCCGACCCTGGTGCAGGCCGGCGTACCGGCGCAGGTGGCCACGGCCCTGCGCCGCGCCGGCGTGCCGGCCTCGGCCGCCAGCTTCTACGTCATCAAGCTGGGCGCTCCAAGTGCGCGCGCCAGCTGGAATGCGCAGCAGCCGATGAACCCGGCCTCGACCATGAAGCTGGTCACAACCTTCGCCGGCCTGCAGCTGCTCGGCGCCGACTACCGCTGGCAGACCGCGCTCTACGCCGACGCGCAGCCCGGCTTCGACGGCACCGTCAATGGCAATGTCTACCTGCGCGGCCGCGGCGATCCCAAGCTGGTGCCGGAGGAGATGGCCAAGCTGGTGGCCAGCGCCCGCGCCGGCGGCGCCGCCACGATCAACGGCGACCTGGTGCTGGACCGCAGTTACTTTGCCGATGGGCTCAACGGCAACGGCACTATCGATGGCGAAGCGCAGCGCGCCTACAACGTCGGCCCCGATGCCCTGCTCTATGCCTTCAAGACGCTGTCGTTCACGCTGACGCCGGATCCCGTCACGCAGACCGTGGCGGTCAGCGTCACGCCGGAGCTGGCGCAACTCAAGCTCGACAACCAGCTGACGCTGACCAACGGCCGCTGCGGCGACTGGCAGAGCCGCGCCACCCCCAGCGTGCAGCCACAGGCCGACGGCACCGTGCTGGCATCGTTCGCCGGCGACTATTCGAGCGACTGCGGCGAGCACGTGCTCAATATCGCCACGCTGTCACACGCGGATTTCACCTGGGGCGGCTTTGTCGCCGAATGGCAGCGCGCCGGCGGGCGCTTCACCCACCTGCCGGCGCTGCGCAGCGGCAAGGTGCCGCGCGGCGCGGTGCTGCTGGCGCGCCACTATGGCCTGCCGCTGTCCGACATCGTGCGCGACATCAACAAGTTCTCCAACAACGTGATGGCACGCCAGCTGTTCCTGACCATCGGCGCCGAGCTGGACCGCGGCGGCCCGGCCAGCCCCGAGCGTTCGATCCGCGTGGTGCGGCGCTGGCTGACAAAGCAGGGGCTGGACATGCCCGGGCTGGTGCTGGATAACGGCTCCGGCCTGTCGCGCGAGGAACGCATCAGCGCCTACGACATGGCGCGCCTGCTGCAGCAGGCCGCGGCCAGCAACGTCGGCCCGGTGCTGGTCGATTCGCTGCCGGTGCTGGGCGTCGACGGCACGCTGCGCAACCGGCTGACCCGCGCCAATGCGGCCGGCAGCGGCTACCTCAAGACCGGCACGCTGGCCGATGTGCGTGCGCTGGCAGGCTATGTCGATGCCGAGGATGGCAGCCGTTATGTGGTGGTGAGCATGATCAACCACCCCAGCGCCTCGCAGGCGCAGGAGGCGCACGACGCGCTGATGCAGTGGGTGTATCGCGGCGCGCCCTGA
- a CDS encoding MarR family winged helix-turn-helix transcriptional regulator, producing MIPDASGASGAPAAAGKTGSTHTASARRKPREPLAPDPAVADSGFDPHVPNVDYGVLDSLIGYAIRRAQIRIYEDFVLSLSQWQITPPRFSALVIISRNPHLKLTELARILGIARSGAVLLVDALEEMNLVARRPAPGDRRAYSLVLTPSGRKTLDAATRAVVEHDAHVGSALSDSDQATLKSLLSRLAPPRAD from the coding sequence ATGATCCCCGACGCATCCGGTGCATCTGGCGCACCCGCCGCGGCAGGCAAGACTGGCAGCACGCACACCGCCAGCGCGCGGCGCAAACCGCGCGAACCGCTTGCGCCGGATCCGGCGGTGGCCGACAGCGGCTTCGATCCGCATGTGCCCAATGTCGACTATGGCGTGCTCGACAGCCTGATCGGCTACGCCATCCGCCGCGCGCAGATCCGCATCTACGAGGATTTCGTACTGTCTTTGTCGCAGTGGCAGATCACCCCGCCGCGCTTCTCGGCGCTGGTGATCATCTCGCGCAACCCGCACCTGAAGCTGACCGAGCTGGCGCGCATCCTGGGCATCGCGCGCTCGGGCGCGGTGCTGCTGGTCGATGCGCTGGAAGAGATGAACCTGGTCGCGCGCCGCCCGGCGCCGGGCGATCGCCGCGCCTACAGCCTGGTGCTGACCCCGTCGGGACGCAAGACGCTGGACGCGGCCACGCGCGCGGTGGTCGAGCATGACGCGCATGTGGGCAGCGCGCTGTCCGATAGCGATCAAGCCACGCTGAAATCGCTGCTGTCCCGGCTGGCGCCGCCGCGCGCGGACTGA
- a CDS encoding ABC transporter substrate-binding protein has product MAPLDPTRLTRLALAAALAFTASVALADITVGVSLSTTGPSASLGIPQKNSMPYLPQKIGGEAVRYIVLDDASDPTQGARVARRFVSEDKVDIILGSSAVAPSIAIAEVAEESQTVQLAFSPIELKPGRGGWTFRLAQPVRLMANAVAATAKTKGVKTIGFIGFADAYGETWLKDFTAAATANGLRLIATERYGRADTSVTAQAIKLIAAKPDAILIAGAGTGAALPHTTLRERGYGGAIYQTHGAATKDLIRIGGRLVNGAILPAGPVIVPEQLPAGDPVRKPGLDYVTRYEKQYGAESRTQFGAHAYDAGLVLERIVPVALKNAKPGTPAFRQALRQALETEKDIVVSHGVLNYSGQDHYGFDQRGRVMLTIDNGNWKLLQ; this is encoded by the coding sequence ATGGCGCCCCTGGACCCAACCCGGCTCACCCGCCTGGCGCTGGCCGCCGCCCTCGCCTTCACCGCCAGCGTCGCGCTGGCGGACATCACCGTCGGCGTCAGCCTGTCGACCACCGGCCCGTCCGCCTCGCTCGGCATCCCGCAGAAAAACTCGATGCCCTACCTGCCGCAGAAGATCGGCGGCGAGGCGGTGCGCTACATCGTGCTGGATGACGCCTCCGATCCCACCCAGGGCGCCAGGGTGGCGCGCCGCTTCGTCTCCGAAGACAAGGTCGACATCATTCTCGGCTCGTCAGCGGTCGCGCCTTCGATTGCCATCGCCGAGGTGGCCGAGGAAAGCCAGACCGTCCAGCTCGCCTTCTCGCCGATCGAGCTCAAGCCCGGCCGCGGCGGCTGGACCTTCCGGCTGGCGCAGCCGGTGCGGCTGATGGCCAACGCCGTCGCCGCCACCGCCAAGACCAAGGGCGTCAAGACCATCGGCTTCATCGGCTTTGCCGACGCGTACGGTGAAACCTGGCTGAAGGATTTCACCGCCGCCGCCACCGCCAACGGCCTGCGCCTGATCGCCACCGAGCGCTATGGCCGCGCCGATACCAGCGTGACCGCGCAGGCCATCAAGCTGATCGCCGCCAAACCCGACGCCATCCTGATCGCCGGCGCCGGCACCGGTGCTGCGCTGCCGCACACCACGCTGCGCGAGCGGGGCTACGGCGGCGCCATCTACCAGACCCACGGCGCCGCCACCAAAGACCTGATCCGCATCGGCGGACGCCTGGTCAATGGCGCGATCCTGCCGGCGGGGCCGGTGATCGTGCCGGAGCAGCTGCCAGCCGGCGACCCGGTACGCAAGCCGGGACTCGACTACGTCACCCGCTACGAGAAGCAATACGGCGCCGAGTCGCGCACGCAGTTCGGCGCGCATGCCTACGATGCCGGGCTGGTGCTGGAGCGGATCGTGCCGGTGGCGCTGAAAAACGCCAAACCCGGGACGCCGGCCTTCCGCCAGGCGCTGCGCCAGGCGCTGGAGACCGAAAAGGACATCGTGGTGTCGCACGGCGTGCTCAACTACAGTGGGCAAGACCACTATGGCTTTGACCAGCGCGGCCGCGTTATGCTGACGATCGACAACGGCAACTGGAAACTACTGCAATGA
- a CDS encoding flavin-dependent oxidoreductase, which yields MKIAIAGGGIGGLTLALLCHRHGIDAEVWEASESLRPLGVGINLLPHAVRILSELGLRDALAGIAIETSSLSYYNKLGQRIWHEPRGLAAGYDWPQFSIHRGEFQMLLHRTVVERLGADAVHTGHAFETVLDTGARGPVRFGLRRRGDGAEVEASADVLVGADGIHSAVRQHFYPTGDAPRFSRRMLWRAVTEAPPYLDGRSMFMAGHQNQKFVAYPISEPLRRQGRSLVNWIAELRVPDSVSDTPPRSDWNKQVDKSVFLAQFAGWQWDWIDIPALIDGAGAIYEFPMVDKDPLPRWTFDRVTLLGDAAHPMYPIGSNGSAQAILDARYLLDSLLGTRDTPYALREYEAERLPRTAGIVLRNRMNGPEQVMQLAEERAPQGFRDIEQVIPRAELEAISLRYKQLAGFDRQSMQGGGR from the coding sequence ATGAAGATCGCAATCGCCGGCGGCGGCATCGGCGGGCTGACGCTGGCGCTGCTGTGCCACCGCCACGGCATCGACGCCGAAGTCTGGGAAGCCAGCGAATCGCTGCGCCCGCTGGGCGTGGGCATCAACCTGCTGCCGCACGCGGTACGCATCCTGTCCGAGCTCGGTTTGCGCGACGCGCTGGCCGGGATCGCGATCGAGACCTCGTCGCTCTCCTACTACAACAAGCTGGGCCAGCGTATCTGGCATGAGCCGCGCGGGCTCGCGGCGGGCTACGACTGGCCGCAGTTCTCGATCCATCGCGGCGAGTTCCAGATGCTGCTGCATCGCACCGTGGTCGAGCGGCTGGGTGCCGATGCGGTCCACACAGGACATGCGTTCGAGACCGTGCTCGATACCGGCGCGCGCGGGCCTGTGCGTTTCGGCCTGCGCCGCCGCGGCGACGGTGCCGAGGTGGAAGCCAGCGCCGACGTGCTGGTCGGCGCCGACGGCATCCACTCCGCGGTGCGCCAGCACTTCTATCCCACCGGCGACGCGCCGCGCTTCTCGCGCCGCATGCTGTGGCGCGCGGTCACCGAGGCGCCGCCCTACCTCGACGGGCGCTCGATGTTCATGGCCGGGCACCAGAACCAGAAGTTCGTCGCCTACCCCATCTCCGAGCCGCTGCGCCGGCAGGGCCGCTCGCTGGTCAACTGGATCGCCGAGCTGCGCGTGCCCGACAGCGTGTCTGACACACCGCCGCGCAGCGACTGGAACAAGCAGGTCGACAAGTCGGTGTTCCTGGCGCAGTTTGCCGGCTGGCAATGGGACTGGATCGACATCCCCGCGCTGATCGACGGTGCCGGGGCGATCTACGAATTCCCGATGGTCGACAAGGACCCTCTGCCGCGCTGGACCTTCGACCGCGTCACGCTGCTCGGCGATGCCGCGCACCCGATGTACCCGATCGGCTCGAATGGCAGCGCGCAGGCGATCCTGGATGCGCGCTACCTGCTCGACAGCCTGCTTGGCACGCGGGACACCCCTTACGCGCTGCGCGAATACGAGGCGGAGCGCCTGCCGCGCACTGCTGGTATCGTGCTGCGCAACCGCATGAACGGGCCCGAGCAGGTGATGCAACTGGCAGAGGAACGCGCGCCGCAGGGGTTCCGCGATATCGAACAGGTGATTCCGCGCGCCGAGCTGGAGGCGATTTCGCTGCGGTATAAGCAACTGGCGGGGTTCGACCGGCAGTCGATGCAGGGCGGCGGGCGATAG
- a CDS encoding PACE efflux transporter, with translation MRTTRDRIRHAVGFELVGLLIFAPLASWAFGYKLHEMGLIGAVASLIATGWNYLYNLLFDKAMLRITGQVRKSVKVRVLHAILFELGLLVVFLPALAWYLNISLVDALIMDIAVAVFYMVYALVYNWLYDIIFPVPSLKHAARPDGAAAG, from the coding sequence ATGCGTACTACCCGGGACCGGATCCGCCACGCCGTTGGCTTCGAGCTCGTCGGCTTGCTGATCTTCGCGCCACTGGCCAGCTGGGCCTTTGGCTACAAGCTGCACGAGATGGGCCTGATCGGCGCGGTCGCGTCGCTGATCGCGACCGGCTGGAACTACCTGTACAACCTGCTGTTCGACAAGGCCATGCTGCGCATCACCGGGCAGGTGCGCAAATCGGTCAAGGTGCGGGTGCTGCACGCGATCCTGTTCGAACTGGGCCTGCTGGTGGTGTTCCTGCCGGCCCTGGCGTGGTACCTGAATATCAGCCTGGTCGATGCCCTGATCATGGATATCGCCGTGGCCGTCTTCTACATGGTCTACGCGCTGGTGTACAACTGGCTGTACGACATCATCTTCCCGGTGCCGTCGCTGAAGCATGCCGCCAGGCCCGACGGCGCGGCGGCCGGCTGA
- a CDS encoding LysR family transcriptional regulator yields the protein MSLSLDQLQAFVAAAEAGSFSAAARRLGKAQSVVSAAVSNLEIDVGNALFDRTGRYPVLTPAGERLLAEARVILERCEHFRGVAKSLGEGVETRLVLAVDELYPEETLGQLLEAFSGRFPAVELEVLFPLMEDVSRLVLEGGADLGIMWRQEVLPPELGFHALGWMPMQILCAPDHPLASQRVDWEELKRYRQLMVATRTDSEEKMRLRVAADVWWVESQWVIVELVKRGLGWAFVPWHVVANSPAAAQLVSPPLAFQQQDWPVAMELVWHKQRPLGKAATWLRERICAQPLPNAPQRGA from the coding sequence ATGAGTCTCTCCTTGGACCAACTCCAGGCCTTTGTCGCCGCCGCAGAGGCCGGCTCGTTCTCCGCCGCGGCGCGCCGGCTCGGCAAGGCCCAGTCAGTGGTCAGCGCCGCCGTGTCGAATCTGGAAATCGACGTCGGCAACGCGCTGTTCGACCGCACCGGCCGCTATCCCGTGCTGACCCCGGCCGGCGAGCGGCTGCTGGCAGAGGCACGCGTGATCCTGGAGCGCTGCGAGCACTTCCGTGGCGTCGCCAAGAGCCTGGGCGAGGGCGTGGAGACACGGCTGGTGCTCGCCGTCGACGAGCTCTATCCGGAAGAAACGCTGGGACAGCTGCTCGAAGCGTTCTCCGGCCGGTTTCCGGCGGTCGAGCTGGAAGTGCTGTTCCCGCTGATGGAGGACGTCAGCCGGCTGGTGCTGGAGGGTGGCGCCGATCTCGGCATCATGTGGCGGCAGGAGGTGCTGCCGCCCGAGCTGGGCTTCCATGCACTGGGCTGGATGCCGATGCAGATCCTTTGCGCGCCCGACCATCCGCTCGCGTCGCAGCGCGTGGACTGGGAAGAGCTGAAACGCTACCGCCAGCTGATGGTCGCGACGCGTACCGACAGCGAAGAGAAGATGCGCCTGCGCGTGGCGGCGGATGTGTGGTGGGTGGAGAGCCAGTGGGTCATCGTCGAGCTGGTCAAGCGCGGGCTCGGCTGGGCTTTCGTGCCGTGGCACGTGGTGGCCAACTCGCCGGCGGCGGCGCAACTGGTGTCGCCGCCGCTGGCGTTCCAGCAGCAGGACTGGCCGGTGGCGATGGAACTGGTGTGGCACAAGCAGCGGCCGCTGGGCAAGGCCGCCACCTGGCTGCGCGAACGCATCTGCGCGCAGCCGTTGCCGAACGCGCCGCAGCGCGGCGCCTAG